Proteins from a genomic interval of Streptomyces sp. NBC_01445:
- a CDS encoding mechanosensitive ion channel family protein: MILSVLSASDPSSDPTTFKDAQEQATNAASWVEQNWSTWLGIGLRILLIVVVAAVLRVAIRRAITKLIERMNRTAQAVDGTALGGLLVNVERRRQRSHAIGSVLRSVASFVILGTAALMILGTFQINLAPLLASAGVAGVAIGFGARNLVTDFLSGVFMILEDQYGVGDSIDAGVASGEVVEVGLRVTKLRGADGEIWYVRNGEVKRIGNLSQGWATASVDVTVRSDEDLVKVKETLTEVGVAMSKDEPWNEMLWGPVEVLGLDSVLLDSMVVGVSAKTMPGKSLTVQRELRWRIKLAFDEAGIRIVGRLPLQAADEATADPTAGVSAPSAYASSTSPQSLAASPITPPNMSK; this comes from the coding sequence GTGATCTTGTCCGTCCTGTCGGCGTCCGACCCGTCCTCGGACCCGACCACATTCAAGGACGCCCAGGAGCAGGCCACGAACGCCGCCAGCTGGGTCGAGCAGAACTGGTCCACCTGGCTGGGTATAGGCCTGCGCATCCTGCTCATCGTCGTCGTCGCCGCGGTCCTCAGAGTGGCCATCCGGCGCGCCATCACCAAGCTCATCGAGCGCATGAACCGCACGGCGCAGGCCGTCGACGGCACGGCGCTCGGGGGCCTGCTGGTCAATGTGGAGCGCCGCCGGCAGCGCTCGCACGCCATCGGCAGCGTGCTGCGCTCGGTCGCCTCCTTCGTGATTCTCGGCACGGCCGCCCTGATGATCCTGGGCACGTTCCAGATCAATCTGGCCCCGCTGCTCGCCTCGGCGGGCGTCGCGGGTGTGGCGATCGGCTTCGGCGCCCGCAACCTCGTCACGGACTTCCTGTCCGGCGTCTTCATGATCCTCGAGGACCAGTACGGCGTCGGGGACAGCATCGACGCGGGCGTCGCCTCGGGCGAGGTGGTCGAGGTCGGCCTGCGCGTCACCAAGCTGCGGGGCGCCGACGGCGAGATCTGGTACGTCCGCAACGGCGAGGTCAAGCGCATCGGCAACCTGTCGCAGGGCTGGGCCACCGCGAGTGTCGACGTCACCGTCCGCTCGGACGAGGACCTGGTCAAGGTCAAGGAGACCCTGACCGAGGTCGGCGTCGCCATGAGCAAGGACGAGCCCTGGAACGAGATGCTGTGGGGCCCGGTCGAGGTCCTCGGCCTCGACAGCGTGCTCCTCGACTCCATGGTCGTGGGCGTCTCGGCGAAGACCATGCCCGGCAAGTCCCTCACCGTGCAGCGCGAGCTGCGCTGGCGCATCAAGCTGGCCTTCGACGAGGCCGGGATCCGCATCGTGGGCCGCCTCCCCCTGCAGGCCGCCGACGAGGCCACCGCCGACCCGACGGCCGGCGTCTCGGCCCCGTCCGCCTACGCGTCGAGCACGTCCCCGCAGTCCCTGGCGGCCTCCCCGATCACGCCGCCGAACATGTCGAAGTAA
- a CDS encoding ABC transporter ATP-binding protein: MSTIRVTGLTVRHRKTPAPALDGVDLGFGPGVHGLLGPNGAGKTSLIRVLATVAEPTGGRVEMLGGDLRKPRERSTARRKLGYLPQHFGYYPGFTVREFVAYVAWLKEMPAALTPDAVERAVERVGLTDRIDAKIKNLSGGMVRRVGIAQAIVNDPLVLLLDEPTAGLDPEQRVEFRSLLRELGLGATVIVSTHLVEDVAAACTQVTLIETGRIAYRGTPASLAALGTDGDEADGNATERGYTAALRGHRAATAGAGR, encoded by the coding sequence GTGAGCACGATTCGAGTGACCGGACTGACCGTCCGGCACCGCAAGACCCCCGCCCCCGCGCTCGACGGCGTCGACCTCGGCTTCGGCCCCGGTGTCCACGGCCTCCTCGGCCCGAACGGCGCCGGCAAGACCTCCCTCATCCGGGTGCTCGCCACCGTCGCCGAACCCACCGGCGGCCGGGTGGAGATGCTCGGCGGCGACCTGCGCAAGCCGCGCGAGCGCAGCACGGCCCGGCGCAAACTCGGCTATCTGCCGCAGCACTTCGGCTACTACCCCGGCTTCACCGTGCGCGAGTTCGTCGCGTACGTCGCCTGGCTGAAGGAGATGCCCGCCGCGCTCACGCCCGACGCGGTCGAGCGGGCCGTCGAGCGCGTCGGCCTGACGGACCGTATCGACGCGAAGATCAAGAACCTGTCGGGCGGCATGGTGCGCCGTGTCGGGATCGCGCAGGCCATCGTGAACGACCCGTTGGTGCTCCTCCTCGACGAGCCGACCGCCGGCCTCGACCCCGAGCAGCGGGTCGAATTCCGCTCACTGCTCCGTGAGTTGGGGCTGGGAGCCACCGTCATCGTGTCCACCCATCTCGTGGAGGACGTCGCGGCGGCCTGCACCCAGGTGACGCTGATCGAGACCGGCCGGATCGCCTACCGCGGCACCCCCGCGTCCCTCGCCGCCCTCGGCACGGACGGCGACGAAGCCGACGGCAACGCCACCGAACGCGGCTACACGGCCGCCCTCCGAGGCCATCGCGCGGCCACGGCCGGAGCGGGCCGATGA
- a CDS encoding HNH endonuclease, which yields MPHVLVLNASYEPLGVVPLRRALVLVLENKAMCLEESGAYMHSATCTVPAPSVVRLKRFVRVPYRGPVPLTRRALFARDGGRCMYCGGVATSVDHVIPKSRGGQHAWENVVASCRRCNHVKADRHLVEIGWRLRHKPAPPTGLAWRIIGTGHRDPRWLPYLQPFGADEALARIEGISA from the coding sequence GTGCCGCATGTCCTGGTCCTCAACGCGTCGTACGAGCCACTCGGCGTCGTACCGCTCCGCCGCGCGCTCGTTCTGGTCCTCGAGAACAAGGCCATGTGCCTCGAGGAGTCCGGCGCCTATATGCACAGCGCAACCTGTACTGTCCCTGCACCCAGCGTCGTCCGCCTCAAGCGGTTCGTCCGGGTCCCTTACAGGGGGCCCGTTCCTCTGACCCGGCGGGCGCTGTTCGCCAGGGACGGCGGGCGGTGCATGTACTGCGGTGGCGTCGCAACCAGCGTCGACCACGTCATTCCCAAGAGCCGCGGCGGCCAGCACGCGTGGGAGAACGTGGTCGCGTCCTGCCGCCGCTGCAACCACGTCAAGGCCGACCGTCACCTGGTCGAGATCGGCTGGCGCCTGCGGCACAAGCCGGCCCCTCCGACCGGGCTCGCCTGGCGCATCATCGGGACCGGGCATAGGGATCCGCGCTGGCTGCCGTACTTGCAGCCGTTCGGCGCGGACGAGGCACTGGCCCGGATCGAAGGCATTTCCGCCTGA
- a CDS encoding beta-N-acetylglucosaminidase domain-containing protein, with product MQLRRHRKGAAAIAVAVIASALGGASGAVAAPPGPTLSTGDRDSDTGTPAVWPRPQSLRTASGAEAVTVTDEVVLVTGRGADRYAVDALRTVLRGAGARHITEVDDEKAVPDGPALVVRIGSVAAGTASGDGWGAADARPGRGQGLETALGALGASARKDLPSGGYRLAAGRTDGRDTVAMEGVGDDGLFHAVQTFRQLVSGRKVAGVVVRDWPGTAVRGMTEGFYGTPWTREQRLDQLDFMGRTKQNRYLYAPGDDLYRQARWRETYPADQRADFRALAERARANHVTLSWAVAPGQAMCMSSDDDVRALNRKLDAMWALGVRAFQLQFQDVSYSEWHCEADARTFGSGPKAAARAQARVANAVARHLAARHPGAGPLSLMPTEFYQDGSTEYRGALAGGLDDSVEVAWTGIGVVPRTITGRELAGARAAFGSGHSLVTMDNYPVNDYAQDRIFLGPYTGREPAVAMGSAALLANAMEQPAASRIPLFTTADYAWNPRDYRPQESWKAALDDLAGGDAPTREALAALAGNDASSVLGEDESAYLKPVLSGFWDSRTKVLTDRARYEAAAKELRDAFTVMRRAPEQLKSTALDAEVRPWSDQLARYGEAGETAVDMLDAQASGDGAAAWRAARLLERRRAGLESRQVTVGKGVLDPFLDRAQKAYAAWAGTGRADATRDGEAKLPRARRLTAVTVLADPGTHGTVQVHVPGEGWKSVGTLTDSGFTERRPKDVRADAIRVSGASKGAVRHVVPWYADSPDASFELARTELDAEIGGGARRVTARLTPQRPGSVEGRLSAEGPHGIKVTLPAQASLPRGTQVSAPVDITVPEGTPAGTYDVPVSFAGTTRTVSVRAYPRTAGPDLAREGRPSSSADETTDFPASAASDGDPETRWSSPAEDGAWWQAELAKPVRLGQVVLHWQDAYAKGYRVQTSADGKSWRTAATVKDGHGGRESVRMDARDTRFVRIQGDERATRYGYSLWSVEAYAVAE from the coding sequence GTGCAGCTCCGGCGCCACAGGAAGGGGGCGGCGGCCATCGCTGTCGCCGTCATCGCCAGTGCGCTCGGGGGAGCCTCCGGAGCGGTGGCGGCCCCGCCCGGGCCCACGCTCTCCACGGGTGACCGGGACAGCGACACGGGAACGCCCGCGGTGTGGCCCCGGCCGCAGTCGCTGCGTACCGCCTCCGGCGCGGAGGCCGTGACCGTGACCGACGAGGTCGTCCTCGTCACCGGCCGCGGCGCCGACCGGTACGCGGTGGACGCGCTGCGCACCGTGCTGCGCGGGGCAGGCGCCCGGCACATCACCGAGGTCGACGACGAGAAGGCCGTGCCCGACGGTCCCGCGCTCGTGGTGCGGATCGGCTCCGTGGCCGCCGGGACCGCGTCCGGTGACGGCTGGGGAGCGGCGGATGCCCGCCCCGGCCGCGGACAGGGCCTCGAGACGGCGCTCGGCGCTCTCGGCGCGTCGGCCCGCAAGGACCTGCCGTCCGGCGGGTACCGGCTGGCCGCTGGGCGGACGGACGGCCGGGACACCGTCGCCATGGAAGGCGTCGGTGACGACGGCCTGTTCCACGCGGTGCAGACGTTCCGGCAGCTGGTGAGTGGACGGAAGGTCGCCGGGGTCGTCGTGCGCGACTGGCCGGGGACGGCCGTGCGCGGCATGACGGAGGGCTTCTACGGAACCCCGTGGACCCGTGAACAGCGGCTCGACCAGCTGGACTTCATGGGACGCACCAAGCAGAACCGCTATCTGTACGCGCCGGGCGACGACCTGTACCGGCAGGCGCGGTGGCGCGAGACGTATCCGGCCGACCAGCGCGCGGACTTCCGGGCCCTTGCCGAGCGGGCGCGCGCCAACCACGTGACGCTGAGCTGGGCCGTGGCGCCCGGGCAGGCGATGTGTATGTCGTCGGACGACGACGTCAGGGCCCTGAACCGCAAGCTCGACGCCATGTGGGCGCTCGGTGTGCGGGCGTTCCAGCTCCAGTTCCAGGACGTGTCGTACAGCGAGTGGCACTGCGAGGCGGACGCCAGGACGTTCGGCTCGGGGCCGAAGGCGGCGGCGCGGGCGCAGGCGCGCGTGGCGAACGCGGTGGCGCGGCACCTCGCCGCGCGGCACCCGGGCGCGGGGCCGCTGTCGCTGATGCCGACGGAGTTCTACCAGGACGGGTCGACGGAGTACCGCGGGGCGCTCGCGGGCGGGCTCGACGACTCCGTCGAGGTGGCGTGGACGGGCATCGGCGTGGTCCCGCGCACGATCACCGGGCGCGAACTGGCGGGCGCGCGGGCCGCGTTCGGCTCCGGGCACAGCCTCGTCACGATGGACAACTACCCGGTCAACGACTACGCGCAGGACCGCATCTTCCTCGGTCCGTACACGGGCCGCGAGCCCGCGGTGGCGATGGGTTCGGCGGCGCTGCTCGCCAACGCGATGGAACAGCCCGCGGCCTCCCGCATCCCGCTGTTCACGACGGCGGACTACGCGTGGAACCCGCGCGACTACCGCCCGCAGGAGTCCTGGAAGGCCGCGCTCGACGACCTGGCGGGCGGTGACGCGCCCACCCGTGAGGCACTCGCCGCGCTGGCGGGCAACGACGCGTCGTCCGTGCTCGGCGAGGACGAGTCCGCGTATCTGAAGCCGGTGCTCTCCGGCTTCTGGGACTCCCGTACGAAGGTGCTCACCGACCGCGCGCGGTACGAAGCGGCGGCGAAGGAGCTGCGGGACGCGTTCACCGTGATGCGGCGGGCTCCGGAGCAGCTCAAGTCGACGGCCTTGGACGCCGAAGTGCGGCCCTGGAGCGACCAGTTGGCACGGTACGGGGAGGCCGGGGAGACGGCCGTCGACATGCTGGACGCGCAGGCCAGCGGTGACGGGGCGGCGGCGTGGCGGGCGGCGCGGCTCCTGGAGCGCCGGCGCGCCGGTCTGGAATCCCGCCAGGTCACCGTCGGCAAGGGCGTGCTGGACCCGTTCCTCGACCGGGCGCAGAAGGCGTACGCGGCGTGGGCGGGGACCGGTCGCGCGGACGCGACGCGCGACGGGGAGGCGAAGCTGCCGCGGGCGCGGCGGCTCACGGCGGTGACGGTCCTGGCCGACCCCGGCACCCACGGCACCGTGCAGGTCCATGTGCCGGGCGAGGGCTGGAAGTCCGTCGGCACGCTCACCGACAGCGGGTTCACCGAACGCAGGCCGAAGGACGTGAGGGCGGACGCGATCCGGGTGTCCGGCGCCTCGAAGGGCGCCGTGCGCCATGTCGTCCCCTGGTACGCGGACTCCCCCGACGCCTCGTTCGAGCTGGCCCGCACGGAGCTGGACGCGGAGATCGGCGGCGGCGCGCGGCGGGTCACGGCACGCCTGACACCGCAGCGGCCCGGCTCCGTGGAGGGGCGCCTCAGCGCGGAGGGCCCGCACGGCATCAAGGTGACGCTGCCCGCGCAGGCCTCGCTCCCGCGCGGCACGCAGGTGAGCGCACCGGTCGACATCACGGTCCCGGAGGGCACTCCGGCGGGCACGTACGACGTGCCGGTCAGCTTCGCCGGCACGACGCGCACGGTGTCGGTGCGGGCGTATCCCCGTACGGCCGGACCGGACCTGGCCCGCGAGGGCAGGCCCTCGTCCTCGGCCGACGAGACCACGGACTTCCCGGCGTCCGCCGCGAGCGACGGCGACCCGGAGACCCGCTGGTCGTCCCCCGCCGAGGACGGCGCCTGGTGGCAGGCCGAACTGGCGAAGCCGGTGCGCCTCGGCCAGGTGGTGCTGCACTGGCAGGACGCGTACGCGAAGGGCTACCGCGTCCAGACGTCCGCCGACGGGAAGTCGTGGCGCACGGCCGCGACCGTGAAGGACGGACACGGGGGCCGCGAGTCGGTCCGCATGGACGCCCGCGACACCCGCTTCGTCCGGATCCAGGGCGACGAGCGGGCCACGCGGTACGGCTATTCGCTGTGGTCGGTGGAGGCGTACGCGGTCGCGGAGTGA
- the malQ gene encoding 4-alpha-glucanotransferase has product MTLARLAALHGIAPSYSPSPGRTVEAPDAALVAVLAALGVDARTPESVRDALVAREAETAAWLLPPTVVLWADEPAPAWARELPEGVTLELATEQGERVDDWRPPGPVSLGVHRLRATAPDGATADAHLIVAPPRVRTPGERTYGLLVQLYSLLSAKSWGMGDLGDLADLASWAGRTAGAGFVQVNPLHAAVPRGEGPTDPSPYRPSSRRFPDPVHLRVEDIPEYAYLPDADRDRVRELLAEAARLRDGVLHKGALIDRDAVWDLKRRALDLVVRVPLSPGRRAAYWDFLAEQGADLDHHATWCALAERHGPDWHTWPEPLRDPGSGETADARTELMDRVDFHSHLAWLTDTQLATAQRSARDAGMPVGLVHDLAVGVHPEGADAWAQQHIFAAGMSIGAPPDAFNSRGQDWGLPPWRPDRLAAAGYAPYRALLRGLFAHAGAVRIDHVMGLFRLWWVPAGQPPTEGAYVRYDAEAMLAVLALEAGRADALVIGEDLGTVEPGVREALHARGVLGTSVLWFERDWDGTGRPVPPERWRTDCVATATTHDLPSTAARLTGDHVRLRDSLGLLGRPLAREQAEATAEVAEWTALFARLGLLPGGGGQGLSEEEEIRAVHRFLLLTPARMVGVWLPDAVGDRRPQNLPGTSDEYPNWRLPVADATGRPVTFEELTASPRAHALIEVLRSGLPRTAPPGARPV; this is encoded by the coding sequence GTGACGCTGGCCCGGCTCGCCGCGCTGCACGGGATCGCCCCGTCCTACTCGCCGTCGCCCGGCCGCACGGTCGAGGCCCCGGACGCCGCGCTCGTCGCCGTCCTCGCCGCCCTCGGTGTCGACGCGCGCACCCCGGAGTCCGTACGGGACGCGCTGGTCGCGCGCGAGGCGGAGACCGCGGCGTGGCTGCTGCCGCCGACGGTCGTGCTGTGGGCCGATGAGCCCGCCCCGGCCTGGGCGCGGGAATTACCCGAAGGCGTGACGCTCGAGCTGGCCACCGAGCAGGGTGAACGCGTCGACGACTGGCGGCCACCCGGACCGGTATCCCTCGGCGTCCACCGGCTGCGGGCCACCGCCCCCGACGGGGCAACGGCCGACGCCCACCTGATCGTCGCCCCGCCGCGCGTGCGCACCCCGGGTGAACGCACGTACGGGCTGCTCGTGCAGCTCTACTCCCTCCTGTCGGCGAAATCCTGGGGCATGGGCGACCTCGGTGACCTGGCCGACCTCGCGTCCTGGGCGGGCCGCACCGCCGGCGCCGGGTTCGTGCAGGTCAACCCGCTGCACGCGGCGGTACCCCGCGGAGAAGGACCCACCGACCCCTCCCCGTACCGCCCGTCGTCCCGCCGCTTCCCCGACCCGGTACACCTGCGCGTCGAGGACATCCCCGAGTACGCCTATCTGCCCGACGCCGACCGCGACCGCGTGCGCGAGCTGCTCGCCGAGGCCGCCCGGCTGCGCGACGGCGTCCTGCACAAGGGCGCCCTGATCGACCGCGACGCCGTGTGGGACCTCAAGCGCCGCGCCCTCGACCTCGTCGTGCGCGTCCCGCTCAGCCCCGGCCGCCGCGCCGCCTACTGGGACTTCCTCGCCGAGCAGGGCGCGGACCTGGACCACCACGCCACCTGGTGCGCGCTCGCCGAGCGGCACGGCCCCGACTGGCACACCTGGCCCGAGCCCCTGCGCGACCCCGGATCCGGCGAAACGGCCGACGCCCGCACCGAGTTGATGGACCGCGTCGACTTCCACAGCCACCTCGCCTGGCTCACTGACACCCAACTCGCCACCGCCCAGCGCTCCGCGCGCGACGCGGGCATGCCCGTCGGGCTCGTCCACGACCTGGCCGTGGGCGTGCACCCGGAGGGCGCCGATGCCTGGGCCCAGCAGCACATCTTCGCCGCGGGCATGTCCATCGGCGCACCCCCGGACGCCTTCAACTCCCGCGGCCAGGACTGGGGTCTGCCGCCCTGGCGTCCCGACCGGCTCGCCGCCGCCGGCTACGCCCCCTACCGCGCGCTCCTGCGCGGCCTGTTCGCTCATGCGGGCGCGGTCCGCATCGACCACGTCATGGGCCTGTTCCGGCTGTGGTGGGTGCCGGCCGGACAGCCGCCGACCGAGGGGGCGTACGTCCGTTACGACGCGGAGGCGATGCTCGCCGTACTCGCCCTGGAGGCCGGCCGCGCCGACGCCCTGGTGATCGGCGAGGACCTCGGCACGGTCGAGCCCGGCGTCCGCGAGGCCCTGCACGCGCGCGGCGTGCTCGGTACGTCCGTGCTGTGGTTCGAGCGCGACTGGGACGGCACGGGCCGCCCGGTGCCGCCGGAGCGCTGGCGTACGGACTGCGTGGCCACCGCCACCACCCACGACCTGCCGTCCACCGCGGCCCGGCTGACCGGCGACCATGTGCGGCTGCGCGACAGCCTCGGCCTCCTCGGGCGGCCGCTCGCGCGGGAACAGGCCGAGGCCACGGCGGAAGTCGCCGAGTGGACCGCCCTGTTCGCGCGCCTCGGCCTGCTGCCCGGCGGCGGAGGACAGGGCCTGTCCGAGGAGGAGGAGATCCGCGCCGTCCACCGCTTCCTGCTGCTCACCCCGGCCCGCATGGTCGGCGTCTGGCTGCCCGACGCGGTCGGCGACCGGCGCCCGCAGAACCTGCCGGGGACCTCGGACGAGTACCCGAACTGGCGGCTCCCGGTCGCCGACGCCACCGGCCGTCCGGTCACCTTCGAGGAGCTCACGGCCTCGCCGAGGGCGCACGCGCTGATCGAGGTCCTGCGGTCCGGACTGCCCCGTACGGCACCCCCGGGCGCGCGGCCCGTTTAG
- a CDS encoding TetR/AcrR family transcriptional regulator encodes MTGTTQQARRSDATRTAILAAARERFAADGYERATIRAIAKDAAIDPSMVMRYYGNKEGLFAAAIDLDLRLPDPEEIAVEDIGRTLVRHFLDLWEENEVLTALLRVGVTNTAGAERMQDIFRKQTLPLALRVCADPAEAPVRAALCASQVLGLALTRYVLRFGPAVGLSRDEMVEWLAPTLQRYLTAERP; translated from the coding sequence ATGACAGGAACCACCCAGCAGGCACGCCGCTCGGACGCCACCCGCACCGCGATCCTCGCGGCGGCCCGCGAGCGCTTCGCCGCCGACGGGTACGAGCGGGCCACGATCCGCGCCATCGCCAAGGACGCGGCGATCGACCCGTCGATGGTGATGCGCTACTACGGCAACAAGGAGGGTCTCTTCGCCGCGGCCATCGACCTCGACCTGCGGCTTCCGGACCCCGAGGAGATCGCGGTCGAGGACATAGGCCGCACCCTCGTACGGCACTTCCTCGACCTGTGGGAGGAGAACGAGGTGCTCACCGCGCTGCTGCGCGTGGGCGTCACCAACACCGCAGGCGCCGAGCGCATGCAGGACATCTTCAGGAAGCAGACGCTGCCGCTCGCCCTGCGCGTCTGCGCCGATCCCGCCGAGGCCCCGGTGCGGGCCGCGCTCTGCGCGTCACAGGTCCTCGGTCTCGCGCTCACCCGCTACGTGCTGCGCTTCGGCCCCGCCGTCGGGCTCAGCCGCGACGAGATGGTGGAGTGGCTGGCGCCGACGCTCCAGCGCTATCTGACGGCCGAGCGGCCGTAG